Proteins encoded within one genomic window of Mesorhizobium sp. B2-1-8:
- a CDS encoding 3-keto-5-aminohexanoate cleavage protein, with protein sequence MSETNRKSSGFVAKGKVIIACAVTGAIHTPTMSPYLPITPDQIAAEAIAAASAGAAILHLHARDPETGKPDQTPEAFAKFLPLIKQDTSSAINITTGGSPYMKVEERVRPAAQFKPEVASLNMGSINFGLYHLADKYETFKFDWEKPHLEATRDLVFRNSFRDIEYILATCYDNGTRFEFECYDIAHLYNLSHFADRGLVKPPFFVQSVFGLLGGIGTHPEDVAHMKRTADRLFGDQFRWSVLGAGASQLRIAAQSAALGGNIRVGLEDSLWAGKGRLATSNAEQVMLARKIIEGLGMEVATPDETRQILQLKGGDQVAF encoded by the coding sequence ATGAGTGAAACCAACCGCAAGTCGAGCGGATTTGTCGCCAAGGGTAAAGTCATTATCGCCTGCGCGGTAACGGGGGCGATCCACACGCCGACCATGTCGCCCTACCTGCCGATCACGCCCGACCAGATCGCCGCGGAGGCAATAGCGGCTGCAAGCGCGGGTGCCGCGATCCTCCACTTGCACGCGCGCGATCCCGAAACTGGCAAGCCCGACCAGACGCCGGAGGCGTTCGCAAAATTCCTACCGCTCATCAAGCAGGACACCAGTTCCGCGATCAACATCACCACCGGCGGCAGCCCCTACATGAAGGTCGAGGAGCGCGTGCGGCCCGCCGCCCAGTTCAAGCCCGAAGTCGCCTCGCTGAACATGGGTTCGATCAACTTTGGGCTCTACCACCTCGCCGACAAATACGAGACCTTCAAGTTCGACTGGGAAAAGCCACATCTGGAAGCAACGCGCGACCTCGTCTTCCGCAACTCGTTCAGGGACATCGAGTACATTCTAGCGACTTGCTACGACAATGGCACACGCTTCGAGTTTGAGTGCTACGACATCGCCCATCTCTACAACCTTTCCCACTTCGCCGACCGCGGGTTGGTGAAGCCGCCGTTCTTCGTGCAGTCGGTGTTCGGGCTGCTCGGCGGCATCGGCACGCATCCGGAAGACGTGGCGCATATGAAGCGTACCGCCGACCGGCTGTTCGGCGACCAGTTCCGCTGGTCGGTGCTCGGCGCCGGCGCCAGCCAGTTGCGCATCGCCGCGCAGTCGGCAGCGCTTGGCGGCAACATCCGAGTCGGGCTGGAGGACAGTCTGTGGGCCGGCAAGGGCCGGCTGGCAACGTCGAACGCCGAACAGGTGATGCTGGCCCGCAAAATCATCGAGGGGCTCGGCATGGAGGTGGCGACGCCCGACGAGACGCGCCAGATTCTTCAGCTGAAAGGCGGCGATCAGGTGGCTTTCTGA
- a CDS encoding ATP-dependent DNA ligase: protein MRLKFIEPLMPTLVEKPPEGDGWIHEVKFDGYRSQMIKDVGGVRIFTRRGLDWTAKYRDLAKAADELEVESAIIDGEIIVLDDAGLSDFGALRKAITRRQHDLYFVAFDLLHVNGHDLRDMPLEDRREILSEMIPEGQRIQFSQALPGEASAIFHLIDEAGMEGTVSKRRDSKYRSGQSTNWLKAKCYTVEEYELLGVEREPGKPAFALMADRKTGQYVGSAFINSSRAIRERLWKRVQEHAGPAPKGMKRPATQWVKPGIIGRVKHLRGEEDLRHASLQDFREES, encoded by the coding sequence ATGCGTTTGAAGTTCATTGAGCCGCTGATGCCGACCTTGGTTGAGAAGCCTCCCGAGGGCGACGGCTGGATTCACGAGGTCAAGTTCGACGGCTACCGATCGCAGATGATCAAGGACGTGGGCGGCGTGCGCATCTTCACGCGGCGCGGTCTCGACTGGACGGCGAAATACCGCGACCTCGCCAAGGCGGCCGACGAGCTTGAGGTGGAAAGCGCCATCATCGACGGCGAGATCATCGTGCTGGACGATGCCGGGCTGTCTGACTTCGGCGCTCTGCGCAAGGCAATCACCCGCCGGCAACATGACCTCTATTTCGTCGCCTTCGATCTCCTGCACGTCAACGGCCACGATCTGCGCGACATGCCGCTGGAAGACCGTCGCGAAATCCTTTCCGAGATGATCCCCGAGGGGCAGCGCATCCAATTCAGCCAGGCGCTACCAGGGGAGGCCAGCGCTATCTTCCACCTGATCGACGAGGCCGGCATGGAAGGCACGGTCTCGAAGCGCAGGGACAGCAAATATCGCAGCGGCCAATCAACGAACTGGCTGAAGGCGAAATGCTATACGGTCGAGGAATACGAGCTGCTAGGCGTCGAACGAGAGCCAGGCAAGCCGGCGTTCGCGCTGATGGCCGATCGCAAGACGGGACAGTATGTCGGCTCAGCCTTCATCAATTCGAGCCGGGCAATCCGCGAGCGCTTATGGAAGCGCGTTCAGGAGCATGCTGGGCCGGCGCCGAAGGGCATGAAGCGGCCGGCAACGCAATGGGTAAAGCCGGGTATCATCGGCCGCGTAAAGCATTTGCGCGGCGAAGAGGACTTGCGTCACGCTTCGCTGCAGGATTTCCGCGAAGAAAGTTGA
- a CDS encoding thermonuclease family protein, which yields MDKYRYGNRSDQWRKRAGARRSRARRWASVPQRLIVVTVTAAGALAAQAFLQHSDRLPELNLSNLLEPKPEPIAGVASVIDGDTVEIHGQRIRFNGIDAPESRQYCDDAKGFEYPCGRRSAEALDTFLAASRPVQCSFVDWDRYHRFVGNCRRADGASVAAWMVEHGQALDWPRYSHGAYATEQAKAEAAKVGLWVGKFEAPWDWRASHAGAAAPASQPLGIVSRKLVAQSGYSCEPRRTCKQIGSCDEAQWYLHNCSWGGKLDRDSDGVACETLC from the coding sequence GTGGACAAATACCGATACGGCAATCGTTCTGACCAATGGCGCAAGCGCGCCGGTGCCAGGCGCTCGCGCGCACGCAGATGGGCGAGCGTCCCGCAGCGCCTGATCGTTGTCACGGTCACTGCGGCCGGCGCATTGGCCGCTCAAGCCTTCCTGCAGCACAGCGACCGTTTGCCGGAGCTCAACCTGTCGAACTTGCTCGAGCCGAAGCCGGAACCGATCGCTGGCGTGGCATCCGTCATCGACGGCGACACAGTCGAAATCCATGGCCAGCGTATCCGCTTCAATGGAATCGACGCGCCCGAGAGCCGGCAGTATTGCGATGATGCCAAGGGCTTCGAATATCCGTGTGGCCGGCGATCGGCCGAAGCGCTCGACACCTTCCTGGCTGCCTCGAGGCCGGTGCAATGCAGCTTCGTCGATTGGGACCGCTATCACCGCTTTGTCGGCAACTGCCGGCGCGCTGATGGCGCCAGCGTCGCCGCCTGGATGGTCGAGCACGGCCAGGCCCTGGATTGGCCGCGCTACAGCCATGGCGCCTACGCCACTGAACAGGCGAAGGCGGAAGCGGCAAAGGTCGGTCTGTGGGTCGGCAAATTCGAAGCGCCATGGGACTGGCGTGCGTCGCATGCCGGCGCCGCGGCGCCGGCGAGCCAGCCGCTCGGCATCGTCAGCCGCAAGCTGGTCGCGCAGAGCGGCTATTCGTGCGAACCGCGGCGGACGTGCAAGCAAATTGGCTCGTGTGATGAGGCCCAATGGTATCTGCACAACTGCTCGTGGGGCGGGAAGCTGGATCGGGACAGCGACGGCGTGGCGTGTGAGACGCTGTGCTGA
- a CDS encoding 4-fold beta flower protein, protein MIFVHRWNGEYFGWLYEGALYSKDGRHVGFRRRDQIVSVKGKYLGEVRNHRLLTQTAKVGNQTVGGVPMIRMVGTTVNGRSALRFARRLRGIPAAGISLTLNCRRFREGRGEMKLLAKLLPASVCLAACSAQADDSSTYTLYRGSVTGEMRIHVATFDATESEAYNHENCQIAADLFQAQPGVLVRYWCEKGRYRK, encoded by the coding sequence GTGATCTTCGTGCACCGATGGAATGGCGAATATTTTGGATGGCTCTACGAGGGCGCTCTTTACAGCAAAGACGGCCGCCACGTTGGCTTTCGGCGACGGGATCAAATTGTCAGTGTCAAAGGCAAATACCTCGGCGAGGTACGCAACCATCGTCTTCTTACGCAGACAGCCAAGGTCGGCAATCAAACAGTCGGCGGCGTCCCAATGATCCGGATGGTCGGAACAACTGTAAATGGACGAAGTGCCCTTCGATTTGCCAGGCGGCTACGAGGAATTCCCGCTGCCGGAATCAGTCTGACGCTCAATTGCCGCCGCTTTAGGGAGGGGAGAGGGGAAATGAAGCTGCTGGCGAAACTGCTCCCCGCGTCTGTCTGCTTGGCGGCTTGCAGCGCGCAGGCAGACGATTCAAGCACCTACACCCTCTATCGTGGTTCGGTCACGGGAGAGATGCGAATCCACGTTGCGACCTTCGATGCAACCGAGAGCGAAGCCTATAATCACGAAAACTGTCAGATTGCCGCCGATCTGTTTCAAGCACAGCCAGGTGTTCTCGTCAGGTACTGGTGCGAGAAAGGCCGCTATCGAAAATGA
- a CDS encoding type IV secretory system conjugative DNA transfer family protein translates to MTGTLRLVYLLFCLAIAFAIWLLGYGLALKLLYGDARVIDATITTNPWAPLQQLALYADNPVLQRVGLGAAAPALFIAGIVAYVGLRPVSNPLGDAHFQTMASLRRGKWFRRKGHILGRFSRQILRVDDERHHLVIGPTRSGKGACYVIPNALTHEGSMIVTDLKGEIFRSTAGYRKSKGNQVFLFAPGSDRTHRYNPLDFIRPDRGDRTTDIQNIATILVPESVDSENSIWQATAQQVMAGAISYINESVFYRDRRNLGEVTAFFNSGVNLQALMALIKEKEPSLSRFTVESFNAYIALSERAAASALLDIQKALRPFRNERVVAATSVTDMDLRALKYRSISIYLAPNITDITLLKPLLALFVQQTLDTLLLEHDRRPLQVYFLLDEFRQLKKLSEITSKLPYVAGYNIKMAFIVQDLKNLDEIYGETARQSLMGNCGYQLVLGANDQATAEAVSKSLGRRTVRYKTESRTIELMGLHRRTKVEQLRERDLLMPQEIRQLPSDKMLVLVEGQNPILADKLRFFATKPFRELEAFSRSHVPSVPAMEFLPRRAVPATTETYENSGETGEVSSGQRHSAVPADTSKGNGNSEGLVRGVQTVEAIEAQFDSAARRLKTLAIRSRALQIRKGGRDWSAIFDETVPDAGPELGLETGIIPSGP, encoded by the coding sequence ATGACCGGCACCCTGCGCCTCGTCTATCTCTTGTTCTGTCTGGCGATCGCATTCGCCATCTGGCTGCTTGGCTATGGCTTGGCGTTGAAGCTTCTCTACGGCGACGCCCGCGTCATCGATGCCACGATCACCACGAACCCGTGGGCACCTCTTCAGCAGCTCGCGCTCTATGCCGACAATCCGGTGCTCCAGCGGGTCGGTCTTGGAGCCGCCGCCCCCGCGCTTTTCATCGCTGGCATTGTTGCCTATGTCGGTCTTCGGCCAGTATCCAACCCCCTTGGCGATGCGCATTTTCAGACAATGGCGTCGCTCCGCCGCGGTAAATGGTTTCGCCGCAAAGGGCACATTCTCGGGCGTTTCAGCCGCCAGATCCTGCGCGTCGATGACGAGCGGCATCACCTGGTCATCGGACCGACCCGCTCAGGGAAGGGTGCTTGCTACGTCATTCCGAACGCGCTCACCCATGAAGGATCAATGATCGTCACCGACCTAAAGGGGGAGATTTTCCGGTCGACGGCCGGCTACCGAAAATCGAAAGGCAACCAGGTCTTCCTCTTCGCGCCTGGATCGGATCGCACGCACCGCTACAATCCGCTCGATTTCATCCGGCCCGACCGCGGTGACCGCACGACCGATATCCAGAACATCGCCACCATTCTGGTTCCCGAAAGCGTCGACTCCGAAAATTCGATCTGGCAAGCAACCGCCCAGCAGGTGATGGCTGGCGCAATTAGCTACATCAACGAGAGCGTGTTTTACCGCGACCGGCGCAATCTCGGCGAAGTGACCGCCTTCTTCAACAGCGGTGTAAACCTTCAGGCTCTCATGGCCCTCATCAAGGAAAAGGAGCCGAGCCTCTCGCGATTTACCGTCGAGAGCTTCAATGCCTATATCGCGCTTTCCGAGCGCGCCGCGGCTTCCGCTCTGCTCGATATCCAGAAGGCCCTGCGGCCCTTCCGCAACGAGCGGGTGGTCGCAGCGACGTCGGTGACCGATATGGATTTGCGTGCTCTGAAGTACAGGTCGATCTCGATCTATCTGGCGCCGAACATCACCGACATAACGCTGTTGAAGCCGCTGCTGGCGCTTTTTGTCCAGCAGACGCTCGACACGTTGCTGCTCGAGCATGATCGGCGGCCGCTCCAGGTCTATTTCCTCCTCGATGAGTTCCGCCAGCTGAAGAAGCTCAGCGAGATCACCAGCAAGCTGCCCTATGTTGCCGGCTACAACATCAAGATGGCCTTCATCGTCCAGGATCTGAAAAACCTGGACGAGATCTACGGCGAGACCGCGCGGCAATCCCTGATGGGAAACTGCGGCTATCAGCTTGTCCTTGGTGCGAACGATCAAGCGACTGCCGAGGCCGTCTCGAAAAGCCTTGGTCGGCGCACAGTTCGCTACAAGACCGAGTCGCGGACGATCGAATTGATGGGCCTTCATCGCCGCACCAAGGTGGAGCAGCTAAGGGAGCGGGACCTGCTAATGCCGCAGGAAATCCGTCAGCTCCCCTCCGATAAGATGCTCGTGCTTGTCGAGGGACAGAACCCGATCCTTGCTGACAAGCTGCGCTTCTTCGCAACGAAGCCTTTCCGAGAGCTAGAGGCTTTCTCACGCAGCCACGTTCCTTCCGTTCCGGCAATGGAATTCCTTCCGCGAAGGGCCGTTCCTGCGACGACCGAGACCTATGAGAATTCGGGTGAGACCGGCGAGGTTTCATCCGGCCAACGACATTCGGCCGTGCCTGCTGACACATCAAAAGGAAATGGCAACTCTGAGGGATTGGTGCGCGGAGTGCAGACGGTGGAGGCAATTGAAGCTCAATTCGATTCGGCTGCGCGGAGATTGAAGACTCTTGCCATCAGATCGAGAGCTCTCCAAATCCGGAAGGGAGGGAGGGACTGGTCGGCGATATTCGACGAGACGGTACCAGATGCCGGACCGGAACTCGGGCTGGAGACAGGGATAATCCCTTCCGGCCCTTGA
- the virB11 gene encoding P-type DNA transfer ATPase VirB11: MNVVSTEFGRNDRHYFLYRALEPLKPFLNDPRVVEVSINRPGHVYVERLGDEHMAFFSVPELTTAEIVNIGERVAASTSQFISPTNPILSAALPTGERIQVVLPPAAPDGGAVSLRKQVLSDFSLDDYRDNGAFERVSVAIGSVSDIDRELIRLLRAEDVHGFVRSAIANRVSILISGGTSSGKTTFLNACLKSVDSRERIVTLEDTRELFPPQANSVHLLASKGDQGTANVTIQSLLEASLRMRPDRLFVGEVRGSEAFTFLRAINTGHPGSMTTVHADTPLGAYEQLAMMVMQSGLSAAYPKADLLSYIRSVIPIVIQLRRDGGRRSVSEIFFARME, from the coding sequence ATGAACGTGGTCTCAACTGAGTTCGGCCGCAACGATCGCCATTATTTTCTCTACCGCGCGCTGGAGCCGCTGAAGCCGTTCCTCAATGACCCTCGTGTCGTGGAGGTCTCGATCAACCGTCCGGGCCATGTCTATGTCGAGCGGCTAGGCGACGAGCATATGGCGTTCTTTTCCGTTCCCGAGCTGACGACGGCAGAGATCGTCAACATCGGCGAGCGCGTGGCGGCCTCGACAAGCCAGTTTATCAGTCCCACCAACCCGATCCTGAGCGCTGCCTTGCCGACGGGCGAGCGCATCCAGGTCGTGCTGCCGCCGGCGGCACCCGACGGCGGCGCCGTCTCGCTGCGCAAGCAGGTCCTCAGCGATTTCAGCCTGGACGACTATCGCGATAACGGTGCGTTCGAGCGGGTTTCCGTTGCCATCGGTAGTGTGAGTGATATCGACCGTGAACTGATCCGGCTCCTCCGCGCAGAGGATGTCCACGGCTTCGTCCGGTCAGCGATCGCCAATCGCGTTTCGATCCTCATCAGCGGCGGCACCTCGAGCGGTAAGACGACCTTCCTCAATGCCTGCCTCAAGTCAGTCGACAGCCGCGAACGCATCGTCACGCTGGAAGACACGCGGGAGCTGTTTCCACCCCAGGCAAACTCGGTACATCTCTTGGCATCGAAGGGCGACCAGGGCACCGCCAACGTGACAATCCAGAGCCTGCTCGAGGCCTCGCTTCGCATGCGCCCGGATCGCTTGTTCGTCGGCGAGGTGAGGGGATCGGAAGCCTTCACTTTCCTTCGAGCAATCAACACCGGACATCCAGGCTCGATGACGACGGTGCATGCCGATACCCCGCTCGGCGCATACGAGCAGCTTGCCATGATGGTCATGCAGTCGGGCCTTTCCGCTGCCTATCCGAAAGCAGACCTGCTCTCCTATATCCGAAGCGTGATCCCGATCGTCATTCAGCTTCGCCGCGACGGCGGCCGCCGCAGCGTATCAGAGATCTTCTTCGCGCGCATGGAATGA
- the virB10 gene encoding type IV secretion system protein VirB10 produces MQRSPELEALASRDEPTISDRTVRRKQLIGGGTLILAGMIAGYFVVAGGRPQQRDILAGDEEFSTTTFRPPSFVPDGEPQPKPTVPEVIQLPPPPPPPAKEEKHSDTTEFNVPPPPAATRTPETTAVPPEDEFPERYRSNMIVFDNKASSGEQLGSAATEGQGATVAGEDRNSKFLAAAIRLGDRTAKARKIDRIDALVPEGTLIPGILETAIVSDLPGQIRAIVSQDIYSFDGRRVLIPTGTRLIGEYQSDIVRGQTRIFVIWTRMLRDDGVSVRLGSIGADSLGRSGLTGRIDNKFRERFGAAILLSIVGGGASYLTGLGSQSATDNSDDGQRAEDIARTTLAQTISDMANQALSDSLKIPPTISVAQGERIFVFVRQDLDFSALYDDPLSEALKEIRHERGLN; encoded by the coding sequence ATCCAGCGCAGCCCCGAGCTTGAGGCCCTGGCTAGCCGTGATGAGCCGACGATCTCCGACAGAACCGTTCGGCGCAAGCAGTTGATCGGCGGTGGTACTCTCATCCTGGCCGGCATGATTGCAGGCTACTTCGTCGTCGCCGGCGGGCGGCCGCAGCAGCGCGACATTCTCGCCGGTGACGAGGAGTTCTCCACCACAACGTTTCGGCCGCCATCGTTTGTTCCCGATGGTGAGCCGCAGCCGAAGCCGACTGTGCCTGAGGTCATCCAGCTGCCCCCGCCACCTCCGCCACCGGCGAAGGAGGAAAAGCATTCCGATACCACGGAGTTCAACGTTCCGCCTCCGCCCGCGGCCACACGCACGCCCGAAACGACGGCGGTTCCGCCGGAAGATGAATTCCCGGAGCGCTACCGCTCGAACATGATCGTCTTCGACAACAAGGCTTCGAGCGGCGAACAGCTCGGATCGGCAGCCACGGAAGGGCAGGGCGCCACCGTCGCCGGCGAAGATCGCAACAGCAAATTCCTGGCGGCAGCGATCCGCCTCGGCGACCGCACCGCAAAGGCCCGGAAGATCGATCGCATCGACGCGCTGGTGCCGGAAGGAACGCTGATCCCCGGCATCCTGGAGACCGCGATCGTCAGCGACCTGCCCGGCCAGATCCGCGCCATCGTCTCGCAGGACATCTATTCCTTCGATGGTAGGCGCGTCCTCATTCCGACCGGCACGCGCCTCATCGGCGAATATCAGTCGGACATCGTGCGCGGCCAGACGCGGATCTTCGTGATCTGGACGCGCATGCTTCGCGATGACGGCGTCAGCGTTCGCCTCGGTTCCATCGGTGCCGACAGCCTCGGCCGTTCCGGCCTGACCGGACGGATCGACAACAAGTTCCGGGAGCGCTTCGGCGCCGCCATCCTGCTTTCGATCGTCGGCGGCGGCGCGAGCTATCTGACCGGCTTAGGCAGTCAATCCGCGACGGACAACAGCGACGACGGTCAGCGTGCTGAGGACATCGCCCGCACCACGCTCGCCCAGACCATTTCCGACATGGCCAATCAGGCGCTTAGCGACAGTCTCAAGATTCCGCCGACCATCAGCGTCGCTCAAGGCGAACGCATCTTCGTGTTCGTGCGCCAAGACCTCGACTTCTCGGCGCTCTACGATGATCCCTTATCCGAAGCGCTCAAGGAGATCCGTCATGAACGTGGTCTCAACTGA
- a CDS encoding TrbG/VirB9 family P-type conjugative transfer protein encodes MGTKIILATALCLSVLGSVANAAQTPKGGALDRRITSVVYQENNVVQVFATYGISTMLIFDEDEKFQTISLGDTDSWQVVPAEKGNILFVKPIAKNATTNMNVVTTKRIYYLELRDNAPEAAREVFGIRFIYPEKNLNASLRKEAEQRAAWPNIAGIDKANVNIDYSFSGDVRLKPLMVFDDGAKTFFKFDRRVPAIFAVNSDFSETLENFRKEGDYIVVDGTATQFTLRDGDQWVCIFNLRKPDFGAPDPGVLGPEEDPHAIKRRRSGN; translated from the coding sequence ATGGGGACGAAGATAATCCTCGCCACGGCGTTGTGCCTTTCAGTACTCGGCTCTGTGGCAAATGCCGCGCAGACGCCGAAGGGCGGGGCTCTTGATCGGCGCATCACCAGCGTCGTCTATCAGGAGAACAACGTCGTCCAGGTCTTTGCCACCTATGGCATCTCCACCATGCTCATTTTCGACGAGGACGAGAAGTTCCAGACGATCTCGCTTGGCGACACCGACAGCTGGCAGGTCGTCCCCGCGGAGAAGGGCAACATCCTTTTCGTCAAGCCGATCGCAAAGAACGCCACCACCAACATGAACGTGGTCACAACCAAGCGCATCTACTATCTCGAGCTGCGCGACAACGCGCCGGAAGCGGCTAGGGAGGTCTTCGGCATCCGCTTCATCTATCCTGAGAAGAACCTCAACGCTTCCTTGCGCAAGGAAGCCGAGCAGCGCGCGGCCTGGCCGAACATTGCCGGCATCGACAAGGCCAACGTCAATATCGACTATTCCTTCTCGGGCGATGTACGGCTGAAGCCGCTGATGGTCTTCGACGACGGAGCCAAGACTTTTTTCAAGTTCGACCGCCGCGTGCCCGCGATCTTTGCCGTCAACTCGGACTTCTCCGAGACACTCGAGAATTTCCGCAAGGAGGGCGACTACATCGTCGTCGACGGGACCGCCACGCAGTTCACGCTGCGCGACGGCGACCAATGGGTCTGCATCTTCAATCTCAGAAAACCCGATTTTGGCGCGCCTGATCCTGGCGTTCTTGGACCGGAAGAGGATCCTCACGCGATCAAGCGCAGGAGGAGCGGCAATTGA
- a CDS encoding virB8 family protein: MADSTDDRLRSYFQEGEIWEAEIIKRAKRSSRVAWFFALVFAGIAAFSLVAVVLMLPLKSFEPYLVEVDKNTGYIEVKSGLTRPANLTEQEAVTQANVVRYIRNREAYDPYAIEEKFGIAALLSTGDAARELQALYSAANPQNPAKVYGKLKRVLVDIKSVSFPNRSTAIVRFSTTEKSETEAIDRHWISVVRFRYTDTPIKNEWRFENPLGFQVTSYRRDQETVTPGSE, encoded by the coding sequence ATGGCAGACAGCACCGACGACAGACTGCGATCGTACTTCCAGGAAGGAGAGATCTGGGAGGCCGAGATCATCAAGCGGGCAAAACGCTCCAGCCGCGTTGCCTGGTTCTTCGCCCTGGTTTTTGCGGGGATCGCGGCGTTCAGCCTCGTCGCCGTCGTGCTGATGCTGCCGCTGAAGAGCTTCGAGCCTTACCTGGTCGAGGTCGACAAGAACACCGGCTACATCGAGGTGAAGTCGGGCCTGACGCGGCCCGCCAATCTCACCGAGCAGGAGGCGGTAACCCAGGCCAATGTCGTGCGCTATATCCGCAACCGCGAAGCCTACGACCCTTATGCGATCGAGGAAAAATTCGGGATCGCTGCCCTTCTTTCGACTGGCGATGCCGCGCGCGAGCTGCAAGCGCTCTACAGCGCCGCCAATCCGCAAAACCCTGCCAAGGTTTATGGCAAGCTGAAGCGGGTGCTGGTCGACATCAAATCGGTCAGCTTCCCCAACAGATCGACGGCGATCGTGCGCTTCTCCACCACCGAGAAGAGCGAGACCGAGGCAATCGACCGGCATTGGATCTCCGTCGTCCGCTTCCGCTACACCGACACGCCGATCAAGAACGAGTGGCGCTTCGAGAACCCGCTCGGCTTCCAGGTCACCAGCTACCGGCGCGACCAGGAGACCGTGACGCCGGGGAGCGAGTGA
- a CDS encoding type IV secretion system protein: MEDFIGELLQRIDASGENFSQRAYEALAKDIEPLLRLLFVLVVLFYGTQLFLGTSRLSVVEIISRLARVIIIFILVGTWSNFDALIYDWLTKVPEAAGRAVLAASGTGVTEPTNGLSQIWKTANVAASTFSEQAGYFSVLPALIGMVIMVFAGLFVAIALGILVLAKVILWVLLGTAPIFISCMFFNPTRNYAIGWLNQSLLYALIPLFVYVIAAFLIAAMAPELTKINAISGNRELKLSDFAAFIMLCLAGSFVLIQIQSLAQGIVGGLATPIGHRSRAFTDRGIMLGRMAIGTSSRQMQAAVHRVQAQLHPPRTLAREAMQRAIMATGTPG; the protein is encoded by the coding sequence GTGGAGGATTTTATTGGAGAGCTGCTGCAGCGCATTGATGCATCCGGCGAGAATTTTTCGCAGCGCGCATACGAGGCGTTAGCCAAGGACATCGAGCCGCTGTTGAGGCTGCTCTTCGTTCTGGTCGTTCTGTTCTACGGAACGCAACTTTTTCTAGGAACCTCCCGGCTGAGCGTCGTCGAGATCATCAGCCGTCTAGCCCGCGTCATCATCATATTCATCCTTGTCGGCACCTGGTCCAACTTCGATGCACTCATCTATGACTGGCTGACGAAGGTGCCGGAGGCTGCCGGCCGCGCGGTGCTGGCCGCCTCGGGTACCGGCGTCACGGAGCCTACCAACGGGCTTTCGCAGATCTGGAAAACGGCCAATGTTGCGGCCTCAACCTTTTCCGAACAGGCCGGCTATTTTTCGGTGCTGCCGGCGCTGATCGGCATGGTGATCATGGTCTTCGCCGGGCTCTTCGTGGCGATCGCGCTCGGCATCCTGGTCCTTGCCAAGGTGATCCTGTGGGTGTTGCTCGGCACCGCGCCGATCTTCATCTCCTGCATGTTCTTCAATCCGACACGCAACTACGCGATCGGCTGGCTGAATCAGTCGCTGCTTTATGCGCTGATCCCGCTCTTCGTCTATGTCATCGCCGCCTTCCTGATCGCGGCGATGGCGCCCGAACTCACGAAGATCAACGCGATTTCCGGCAATCGGGAACTGAAGCTCAGCGATTTCGCCGCCTTTATCATGCTTTGTCTCGCAGGCTCCTTCGTCCTCATCCAGATCCAGTCGCTCGCCCAAGGCATCGTCGGCGGTCTGGCCACACCAATCGGCCATCGATCACGCGCCTTCACCGACCGAGGCATCATGCTCGGGCGCATGGCGATCGGTACGTCCTCGCGTCAGATGCAGGCCGCGGTCCACCGGGTGCAGGCGCAGCTTCATCCGCCGCGCACGCTTGCGCGCGAGGCGATGCAGCGCGCGATCATGGCTACCGGAACGCCCGGATAG
- a CDS encoding type IV secretion system protein, whose product MKCFLALVATTAIGTTVAHADIPVIDKTNYAVAKDTAEKTAKILDTNKDILTTVDKTLQAVTGDRGSDAASLKDIAIGNGFSVTSVPSFDSLLQSGMPNFGSMGPEIAKAATLFVNGLQLVKSLSGKDDSSLASDKSYEELVKTVLGVSALITGSQQAVETRRSALESAGQGIGSSKDIKGSIDQNTQLQVQTGLTLNEMIGTMNGAVQSLQADNQRKLTDISNTRKALTYK is encoded by the coding sequence ATGAAATGCTTTCTCGCTCTGGTCGCCACGACCGCCATCGGTACGACGGTGGCGCATGCCGACATTCCGGTGATCGACAAGACAAATTATGCCGTCGCCAAGGACACCGCCGAGAAGACCGCCAAGATCCTCGACACCAACAAGGATATTCTGACGACGGTCGATAAGACGCTGCAGGCGGTTACCGGCGACCGCGGCAGCGATGCCGCGTCGCTGAAGGATATCGCGATCGGCAACGGCTTCAGCGTCACCTCGGTGCCGTCCTTCGATAGCCTCCTGCAGAGCGGCATGCCCAATTTCGGCTCGATGGGGCCCGAGATCGCCAAGGCGGCGACGCTCTTCGTGAACGGGCTGCAGCTGGTGAAGTCGCTTTCGGGCAAGGACGACAGCTCGCTCGCCAGCGACAAATCCTATGAGGAGCTGGTGAAAACCGTCCTTGGCGTTTCGGCGCTGATCACCGGCTCGCAGCAGGCGGTCGAGACCCGGCGGTCGGCGCTGGAAAGTGCGGGGCAGGGGATCGGCAGCTCGAAGGACATCAAGGGATCGATCGATCAGAACACACAGCTCCAGGTGCAGACCGGCCTCACCCTCAACGAGATGATCGGGACGATGAACGGCGCCGTGCAGTCGCTACAGGCCGACAATCAGCGCAAACTCACCGACATTTCCAACACCAGAAAAGCGCTCACCTACAAATGA